In Betta splendens chromosome 1, fBetSpl5.4, whole genome shotgun sequence, the genomic stretch CAgactaacgtgtgtgtgtgtgtgtgtgtgtgtgtgtgtgtgtgtgtgtgtgtgtgtgtgtgtgtgtgtgtgtgtgtgtgtgtgtgtgtgtgtgtgtgtgtgtgtgtgtgtgttcttccaGGTGTGTGATACTTACCCCTCCGAGGTGTTTGTTCCAAAGTCGGCCACACCTGCCGTCATTGTGTgcagctccaggttcaggagTCGGGGACGGTTTCCTGCTCTGACCTACTTCCACCAGGACACACTGGTCAGTACCActcggacccacacgcacagcagTACGGAGAGCAGTAACGGCGTGTCTTGTGCTGCAGGCAGCAGTGTGTCGGTGCAGTCAGCCGCTGTCCGGCTTCAGTGGACGCTGTCAGGAGGACGAGCTGATGCTTCAAGCTATAATGAAGTCCAACCCCGGCAGTGACTACATTTATGTGGTGGACACTAGGCCCAAGGTAACGCACAGCCACTGCTGAGTCTATGCAGCGGTCGGTACCattcaccagtgtgtgtgtgtgtgtgtgcgcgcatgcagCTGAACGCCATGGCCAACCGAGCAGCGGGCAAAGGCTATGAGAACGAGGACCATTACACCAACATCAAGCTGCAGTTCATCGGCATCGAAAACATTCATGTGATGAGGAGCAGCCAGCAGAAAATCATTGACAgtaagaggagtgtgtgtgtgtgtgtgtgtctgcatgtgtgtgttgcgATGCTATGATGATGTcgttcctgcttcctgtgtccTTCCTCCTACAGTTGGTGACATGCGGGCTCCCTCCATGACTGACTTCCTGTGGGGTCTGGAGAACTCTGGTTGGCTCAAACACATCAAGGCTGTACTGGACGCCGGCGTCTTCATAGCCAGGGTTTGTAGCTGGTCAGACATGAAGCCACACACATGTGCTTCTAAAGTAAAGGACAAAAGTTTACTTTATATCTACATCTACATACAGTGGGACAAAAAAGTATTTAGTCAGCCACTAATTGTGCAAGTTCACCCACTTAAAAAGATGAGAGAGACCTTTAGTTTCCATCATAGGTATTTGATCAACTATTAGAGACatattgagaaaaaaaatcccgAAAATCACATTTTTTGCATGTATTTGCAAATTATGGTGGAAAAAAGGTATTTGGTCACGTACAAACAAGCTAGATTTCTGTCTCTCACAGATCTGTCACTTCTTCTTTAAGACACTTCTCTGTCCTCTACCTGTATTAAAAAATGGAAGAAATACAAGACCGATAAAACAACGACTGCTATCCTCCCTCCATGTGGGGCTCCACGCAACATCTCACCCAAAAATCCCAGAACCACACGGGGGGAAGTAGTGAATGACCGGCAGAGAGCTGGGACTACAGTCAGTAACACACGCCACCAGGGACTCAAATCCTGCAGTGCCAGATGTGGCACCCTGCCTCAGCCAGTACATGTCCAGGTTTGCTACAGAGCATTGGGATGATCCAGAAGAGGATTGGGAGAGCGTTATATGGTCGGATGAAACCAGAGTAGAACTTAATAATAACTCAACTCGCCGTGTTTGGAGGAGAAAGAATGCTGAGTTGCATCCAAAGAACACCATACCCACTGTGAAGCATGGGGTTAAGCATTTAGGCAGAACTTGCACAATTGGTGGCTGACTAAATACTTTTTAGCCCCACTGTATCTGTCTGTCTAACTGAATGGTTATTAATTAAGAGTCTTGACAATAGATGGAGAAGAGCAGTAAAACATGTGGACGTTATTAATCCAGTtcacaggaaacaaactgtTGGTAAATCATGTTGAatcagggagaacatgcaaacagaaGGTCAAACCCAACCAACTAAGCCCTTAAAAAGCAGATACTGGCCCAAAATACAAATGATAAGGAAGTCGGTCTCTTCTCAATCTGAACGCTGCCTGTCTCCAGGCCGTGGCTGATGAAGGTGTCAGTGTGCTGGTCCACTGTTCAGACGGCTGGGACAGGACGGCCCAGGCCTGCTCCGTGGCTAGTGTCCTGCTAGACCCATACTACAGAACCATCAAAGGCCTaatggtaaaacacacacacacacacacacacacacacacacacacacacacacacacacacagtctccctTTGCCTGCTGTTCCaccttccacctcctctgttGTAGGTCCTAATAGAGAGAGACTGGGTTTCCTTTGGACACAAGTTTTCCCACAGGTCAGTAACTGGTTGTGCTCACCAGCGACATCCAAACCCTGCTAACCTCCACCCAGGGTGGTGGTCCTGAATGGAGAGCTGGGTTATGCTGCTCTCAGAACACTGGACATCTGCCTTGCAGCACTTTCTATGATAAGCTGCAGCATCTAAAGCAAAATTAGTTTTCTTCCAAAAAGATTATGGCTCCTTTAAAAGCCACTTCACAGAcacctttctgtctgtttaattTTCAGgagggtttgtttgtgtggcctTGACATCATGTCAGGATGAGAAGCAACATTAAAGCCTGGGTCGTTTCTGACAGAGCTTCATGGTTAATTAAGACTAAAGAGCCAAATGATATCCATTGATAATTACAGAAACATTCCTTGCTATTATCCCTCTTGTCTTGCTTAAATTTAAGACCTTAAATTTGTGTTAATTTAATCTTATGCCCTGTATGAAGCAGAGGGTAAACGCAGAAACGACCGAACCAGGCAGGTTTGTTGACATAAAGATTGACCTAAAGATCATTCAGGTAAAGAATACCTGAATGATGGTGATGCAGAGTTGCAGAGCTACTGTGGCAGACGTCCTTCAGTCGTGTCTGGTTGTGCAGGTAGTTGTTGAGGTGTGTTTGCACGGGGAAGGTTCTTGCTGACCTGCTGGTCCCCACTGCAGGTACGCCCACCTGGACGGGGACCCTAAGGAGGTGTCCCCCGTCATCGACCAGTTcctggagtgtgtgtggcagctgtCGGAGCAGTTTCCGTGCGCCTTTGAGTTCAACGAGCACTTCCTCAtcagcctacacacacacgtctacTCCTGTCAGTTTGGGACCTTCTTGGGGAACTGCCAGAAGGAGCGCCGGGACATGAGGTAGGACGGAGACTCGGAGCCCGTAGGAGACGCGTCGGGCATTAGTTGACTGTGCTGTTGTGGTCTGCAGGCTCAGTGAGCGAACTCACtctctgtggcctcagctgtgGGAGGACAGAGCGGAGTACACCAACCCGCTGTACAAGGCTGAGCTGAGCCAGAGTCAGGCTGTCCTCAGGCCCAACACCACCCCCTACTGCTTCAAGTGAGTCCCTGCAGCAGGCGAGCGCCGCTTCAACAACCACGGTTTACTGACGCAGTAATGTGTGCAGGATGTGGAAGGGTCTCTACAATCACATGGACAAGACGACGCCCGCTCGCCAGTCGCCTGCCGACGTCCTGTCCGCTGTAAGGGAAGAgtctcagcagctggaggaggagctgaccaATCACCAGGAGGTACCGCCAGGAGGAACCGCCCACCACAACCACCAGCACCCGGGCTCCAGACAAGGCATACCACACACCAAGCCTCTTCACACACTAAACGCTCGGTAGCCTCCAGGAGAAGACGTGTCCGACGGGTTGGGTTCAGGTGAAGGAGGTTCCTGTGAGACAGTTCCTGGGTTGGAGGGCTAGGCTGCGTGTTTTACAGTGTGGCTGGACCTAACTTGCTGCTCTCTGACCATCATGTGTCATCTTACCTTTCTCTGACCTGTGTTTTAATGTAGTCACTCAGAGCCGTAGAAGGTCAGAGAGTGAGGGTCGTGGTACCGAGCTCTTAAGTTGTCCCCCTTCTCATTCTGGTCAGACAAGTCTAGTGTCCTGCAGGGGGTGCTGTCACATAGGACACCGTTATCTGAGCTCTGACAGCATTTTTTTAAGATGGAGGATGATAACTGATAAATGAGTAAAAGGTGCTACACCCGAAACAGCCACATGTGTGGCATGAACAGAGGTCTGAGGTGCTGGTCGTAGCTCGTAGCAAGGTTCGACCTTGGCCTTTACCTATAACCATGAATGACCCACATGATGAAGATGTAAACCCCTCAGTAAGAATCACAAAGTCAACGTGtagacacatttacatttagtctGTGACTCTTCATTGATGCCCTCTTCATATTCGCACTTACACATAAAGCTACAGCTATAGAACAAACCGAGGCCTCTCTGCTAACGAACatgtgcgtctgtttgtgtCACTGCTCCAGAGGATAGCGGCTCTGACCCGAAGGCCCGTCACATGGGAGAAGGTGGAGGTTCCTAGGAGGAGGACcggccacctgcagcagagacactgtGGGCCGGACCCGCCCTCCAGCTACAGCGCCCCAGCACCCGGCCAGCACACAGCCCACTCTGAGCCAGAGGAGCCTCTCGGACCACACGTCCAGCTCAAGCACCTCTGTAGCTGCAGCGACCTGGAGTCTGGAGTGGCTGATCTCAGCAGCCGCTCGTCCAGCGGCGGCGACTACTGCAAGGACCCAGACTTTGAGTGAGCTGCTTGAACCAGAACTGGAGGAACAGCTGTACATACCTGATCGTATTTATTGGACTGTTTCCTTGGTGACAGTTAAGTTTCTGTGGTTTGTCTGAAGGGAATCACTGCGAACAAAGGGACAATTTTACTGCACTGAACTAAGTCTGTTTTCCTGTGGTTTGTTTCCTCCATGTTATGTTGTCCAACGTATTTTATAGatgggttttatttttactactgACAGTTCAGCTTTGTTTACGAAATCAACTCTGACTACTGACAGATGGACAAATGTTACTGGAACAATGAGCAGCTGAAACTAAAAGAGAGAACTGACATTAACTGTTGACTTGAATCTAGCCGTGACTTCACATCATTTATTCACATGCAGTCTTCCCCCTTCAAAACATAATATATCTACATTATACTTATCTATACACAGTAATTATGGCCTCTTATATTCTGCTGCCTAAGAAAATCCTGTGAAAATTAGATCACATGTTGGAAACCAGGGTTTATCTAGTTCCTTTATCTTGTAATGTTTGATGGACTTTAAATCCAGTAGAAGTAGAACAAAAGGAATTTGAATTACCCAAAGACACTGGATGTTCACAGAGTAAAGGAATGTCACAGATCTGCATCATCATTAGAACAAAATGTTTACAAGTGTTGCGTTTGATTTTTTTGTACAATATCTGATATTGTACCAATTCCTTGTTAGTTCTAGTGCTTTGAGGCGTTCAAGGGCAGTAGTGGAGGGTAGTCATCTAGTTCCAACCTTTGAGGATCTAACTGTGCATCGCCCAGTTTCTGACGACTGTAACTGTATCATGTGACCCAGCTGTTGACCTCAGCTTGGCTAAAAAAGCTACAGGTGAGCTCGTCTGTTCCCACAGATCATTTACCAACAAGTCAATTAAATGTGTTCTTTGTCTCCACGCAGAGCTTCAAGTGCTTCTTCATGAACCTGTTTTAGGTCTTATTAGTTTTCCTGTGGCTCCATGCGACACAGCTGATCTAACAGTGACACACGTACGGAGATTATTAAACGTCTGCTTGACTGAACTAATGTGTCACAACTTAAACACTGGAGCTTCACTGGCTCAGAGCGGTTCCTGTCCTCCCTCTTGTACGTTTTACTACAGCCGGTGCTGCATCTACGCGTTGCTGTATC encodes the following:
- the mtmr7b gene encoding myotubularin-related protein 7b isoform X2 codes for the protein MEHIRTPKVENVRLLERSSGQRRISTGTLYLSATHTIFVESNPDTRRETWVLHSLVSGVERTPSTPAGSQLMLRCKDFKVFQILIPQEKDCSDVHSSLVRLSHPEKYSELYCLSFNPSVNKEEREESWRFIDLMADYKRMGVPNNLWVTTAANSEYRVCDTYPSEVFVPKSATPAVIVCSSRFRSRGRFPALTYFHQDTLAAVCRCSQPLSGFSGRCQEDELMLQAIMKSNPGSDYIYVVDTRPKLNAMANRAAGKGYENEDHYTNIKLQFIGIENIHVMRSSQQKIIDIGDMRAPSMTDFLWGLENSGWLKHIKAVLDAGVFIARAVADEGVSVLVHCSDGWDRTAQACSVASVLLDPYYRTIKGLMVLIERDWVSFGHKFSHRYAHLDGDPKEVSPVIDQFLECVWQLSEQFPCAFEFNEHFLISLHTHVYSCQFGTFLGNCQKERRDMRLSERTHSLWPQLWEDRAEYTNPLYKAELSQSQAVLRPNTTPYCFKMWKGLYNHMDKTTPARQSPADVLSAVREESQQLEEELTNHQEVPPGGTAHHNHQHPGSRQEDSGSDPKARHMGEGGGS
- the mtmr7b gene encoding myotubularin-related protein 7b isoform X1 gives rise to the protein MEHIRTPKVENVRLLERSSGQRRISTGTLYLSATHTIFVESNPDTRRETWVLHSLVSGVERTPSTPAGSQLMLRCKDFKVFQILIPQEKDCSDVHSSLVRLSHPEKYSELYCLSFNPSVNKEEREESWRFIDLMADYKRMGVPNNLWVTTAANSEYRVCDTYPSEVFVPKSATPAVIVCSSRFRSRGRFPALTYFHQDTLAAVCRCSQPLSGFSGRCQEDELMLQAIMKSNPGSDYIYVVDTRPKLNAMANRAAGKGYENEDHYTNIKLQFIGIENIHVMRSSQQKIIDIGDMRAPSMTDFLWGLENSGWLKHIKAVLDAGVFIARAVADEGVSVLVHCSDGWDRTAQACSVASVLLDPYYRTIKGLMVLIERDWVSFGHKFSHRYAHLDGDPKEVSPVIDQFLECVWQLSEQFPCAFEFNEHFLISLHTHVYSCQFGTFLGNCQKERRDMRLSERTHSLWPQLWEDRAEYTNPLYKAELSQSQAVLRPNTTPYCFKMWKGLYNHMDKTTPARQSPADVLSAVREESQQLEEELTNHQERIAALTRRPVTWEKVEVPRRRTGHLQQRHCGPDPPSSYSAPAPGQHTAHSEPEEPLGPHVQLKHLCSCSDLESGVADLSSRSSSGGDYCKDPDFE
- the mtmr7b gene encoding myotubularin-related protein 7b isoform X3 → MEHIRTPKVENVRLLERSSGQRRISTGTLYLSATHTIFVESNPDTRRETWVLHSLVSGVERTPSTPAGSQLMLRCKDFKVFQILIPQEKDCSDVHSSLVRLSHPEKYSELYCLSFNPSVNKEEREESWRFIDLMADYKRMGVPNNLWVTTAANSEYRVCDTYPSEVFVPKSATPAVIVCSSRFRSRGRFPALTYFHQDTLAAVCRCSQPLSGFSGRCQEDELMLQAIMKSNPGSDYIYVVDTRPKLNAMANRAAGKGYENEDHYTNIKLQFIGIENIHVMRSSQQKIIDIGDMRAPSMTDFLWGLENSGWLKHIKAVLDAGVFIARAVADEGVSVLVHCSDGWDRTAQACSVASVLLDPYYRTIKGLMVLIERDWVSFGHKFSHRYAHLDGDPKEVSPVIDQFLECVWQLSEQFPCAFEFNEHFLISLHTHVYSCQFGTFLGNCQKERRDMRLSERTHSLWPQLWEDRAEYTNPLYKAELSQSQAVLRPNTTPYCFKMWKGLYNHMDKTTPARQSPADVLSAVREESQQLEEELTNHQEVPPGGTAHHNHQHPGSRQGIPHTKPLHTLNAR